The window ATCTGATTACTTTGATACAATACAAGGAGAAATATGGTAATAGAAAGGTGGGATACTATGATTGGTGTGCGGCTTAAAGAAATTCGAAAAGAGAAAAAAATGACGTTGAAAGAACTTGCAGAAGGGGCCGGTGTTTCCATTAGTTTTTTATCACAAGTCGAACGTGGAAAGTCCAGTGTCACATTAGAGTCACTCCGAAAAATCTCTGAAGTCCTAGGCGTCAATCCCAGTATTTTTTTCTCAAGTAACAACGAGCGCATGAGTGAACCTTCATTTCATTATCAAGACCTGACACAACAAGTCCCGAATCCAGACTTTCATCCAATACTCGTCACACTCCCAGCAAAGCAAAGTGACGGACAACCCTTTTCACACAGCGGGCATGAATTCATATATGTACTAGAAGGAACCCTAACACTCCAAATAGAAACAAAGATGATAGAACTGCAACAAGGAGACTCCTGGTTTTTTTCAGCCAGCGAAACACATTACTGGTACAACCATACAGATCAAACAATCCGATTTTTAGTCGTATCTTCTAGATAAGATGGTTTAGTGGACACTATTTAACTGGCATCACCCAAACTTTCTCGAATGGTTTGATTTATTTATCCATCCAATGCTCATGAATGGCATATAAATCACCTCAATTAGTAAATCCATTTTTCTATTTTTTTCAATTATTTCAGAAAACTTGTCTTTGTACAATAAGGTAAAGCCTATTGCTTTTGTAAAGCAATATTGGAAAACAAAAAAATGAAGGACTGCTTAGCAGCCCTTCAACATGTAAATTTTTTTACCTTTTTTTTTACGACTTTAAAATATCCCTGCAATATAAACCTTATGGGTTGATTATATATCCGGTTACTTTCATTTGTGTTTATAATGTGTTGAAGTTGTATGGTACTGAACTTTAATAGTCATGCAAAACCCTCCAAAGTGAAGATTTGGAGGGTTTTGGCTTGTACCTACAATACATTTAAATGATGGACTTATTAATCCTTCATACTGAAAGAAGGTTTTTTGCACAACTTCCAACCTCATTAAGTGAGTGGCTGGCTCCTCTTTTTCAGTATCTTATCAGACCTTTATCAGATATTTATCCAATTCACGTACTTGATCATATGCCTTTACTAGATTTTCAGGTACAAGTGTTCTTCCAAACTTCCAGGAATCCTCTTCGATTTCTGCTAAAAGCTCTACCTTTTCATCTTCTCCACCATAAATGAGAATTCTTAAAACTTGTGGATTTTTCCTAAACGCCAAATAATAACCGAGCTCACGATATAGAATAATTTTCACAAAGTTTTCATCTGTCTCTTTAATTTTAAAATTTATTTTAGCGTTATATCCGTTAATTTGTATGTAGTTAAACTTAATCGTATTGGACGATGCGTTATAACTTATTGGTGCGGTGAGTTTATTACTGAATTCAACATTTATATTTAGTCTGTGTTCTTGTAATGTTTCATAAATTATCTTCTCGATATCCCATATATAAAGCATTTTTCTTTTCCCTTCCTAAACGTTAATTTGGCTCAATAAAATAGCTGAGTCTAATTTGTATTAACTTTATAATATACCCACAGTAGTAACAAGAGCCATATATCATATTTGTTATTTAACTAATTCAGTTGCTAAATTTTTGAGAAAACCATGAATCACAGCAAAATAAAAGGACTAACGGGCGCACCCATTTAGTCCTCTAAAAATATTATTCTGTTTTTAATCGATTGACTTATGCGGGTTACCCTTTCGGTACTATCTCAACTTCCGCTGGCATTGCCCACTTCTTCTTTAGATAAAGCTTGTTTAAACTGTTCAATCAGGATTGGAACGATCTCAAATGCATCACCGACGATGCCATAATGGCAGTTCTGGAAAATGGGTGCTTCTTTGTCCTTATTAATAGCAATGATTAGACCGGAATTTTTCATTCCGACAACATGTTGAATTGCCCCAGAAATACCAATCGCAAAATAAATTTTCGGTGTGACCGTTACCCCAGTCTGACCCACTTGATGGGGGTGGCCGATCCAGCCAGCTTCAACCACGTCCCTGCTCGCACCAACTGCTCCTCCAAGGGTTTCAGCCAAGTGGTGAATCAACTGGAATCCCTCGAAGCTGCCCATTCCTTTTCCGCCGGCAACAATGATGTCTGCCT is drawn from Bacillus sp. FJAT-18017 and contains these coding sequences:
- a CDS encoding helix-turn-helix domain-containing protein, with protein sequence MIGVRLKEIRKEKKMTLKELAEGAGVSISFLSQVERGKSSVTLESLRKISEVLGVNPSIFFSSNNERMSEPSFHYQDLTQQVPNPDFHPILVTLPAKQSDGQPFSHSGHEFIYVLEGTLTLQIETKMIELQQGDSWFFSASETHYWYNHTDQTIRFLVVSSR